From Diceros bicornis minor isolate mBicDic1 chromosome 17, mDicBic1.mat.cur, whole genome shotgun sequence, the proteins below share one genomic window:
- the LOC131416573 gene encoding keratin, type II microfibrillar, component 7C-like — MACLLREYQEVLNSKLGLDIEIATYRHLLEGEEHRLCEGVGAVNVCVSSSRGQVVCGDLCVSGSRPAAGSACSAPCGGNLAVSSGLSAPCAPGPCAPSGHSCGSSRLVRFA; from the exons ATGGCCTGCCTGCTGAGGGAGTACCAGGAGGTGTTGAACTCCAAGCTGGGCCTGGACATCGAGATCGCCACCTACAGGCACCTGCTGGAGGGCGAGGAGCACAG GTTGTGTGAGGGCGTTGGTGCTGTAAATGTCT GCGTCAGCAGCTCCCGGGGCCAGGTCGTGTGCGGGGACCTCTGCGTGTCCGGCTCCCGGCCCGCGGCGGGCAGCGCCTGCAGCGCCCCCTGCGGCGGGAACCTGGCGGTGAGCAGCGGCCTGAGCGCCCCCTGCGCGCCCGGCCCGTGCGCGCCCTCGGGACACAGCTGCGGCAGCAGCCGCCTGGTGCGGTTTGCGTAG